AGCGCCTTTCAAAACCACTTCAAGGTGATGACAAGGCAGGCGAGTTGGACGAGGCCGTTGAAGAGGTCATCGTGATATTCGTAGCGTGTGACAACCCGACGTCGGGATTGCAGCCAGGAGATGGTGCGTTCCACGATCCAGCGTCGCCGATAGCGTCTGAGCGGTCTGCCATCTTGTCGAGGACTGGACTTGCGGTTTTTGCGATGCGGACAGATCAACTCCACAGCATGTTCGGCGAGATGGTCACGCAACCAGTCGGCATCGGCTGCTTTGTCATAAATCAATCGCTCAGGAAATCGCTCGTCCAGAGACGTCTCAACGAGTGTCTCGACCATGTGGACTTCCGCCACGTTCGCCCCAGCAATGACAGTCGACAGCGGCAACCCGTCGCCATCGACCATCAGACCGATCTTGGTTCCTTTGCCTTTCTTGGTCAGGCCAACGCTGTCCCCCCTTTTTTTGCTGGCGAAAACGTGGCGTCGGCCATGCATTCTTCCCAGCGAATCTGTTTGAGCGAATCGAGTTTGCCGAGCAAGCGATGCCAGGCTTTGGCGAAGACACCTGACCGAGTCCATTCATCCAGACGACGCCAGCACGTTGCAGGACTGGGGTATCGCTCTGGTAAATCTTGCCAAGGACAGCCTGTTCTGAGCACCCACAGAATTCCCTCTAAACACTCTCGGGGCGGAATCCTGGGGCGTCCTCCCAGCGGTGAAACAGGCGGATGCGGAAACAGGTCTGCAATCAGAATCCATTGTGAATCAGAAAGTTGCGGTTTGGGTGCCGTCCTGGACCCTGTTGTATTGGGCCGACGTTT
Above is a window of Thalassoglobus sp. JC818 DNA encoding:
- a CDS encoding IS5 family transposase (programmed frameshift), which translates into the protein MLIADLFPHPPVSPLGGRPRIPPRECLEGILWVLRTGCPWQDLPERYPSPATCWRRLDEWTRSGVFAKAWHRLLGKLDSLKQIRWEECMADATFSPAKKGGNSVGLTKKGKGTKIGLMVDGDGLPLSTVIAGANVAEVHMVETLVETSLDERFPERLIYDKAADADWLRDHLAEHAVELICPHRKNRKSSPRQDGRPLRRYRRRWIVERTISWLQSRRRVVTRYEYHDDLFNGLVQLACLVITLKWF